From the Paenibacillus sp. FSL H8-0548 genome, one window contains:
- a CDS encoding dihydrodipicolinate synthase family protein, whose translation MNNFHIAIPTPFRDDESLYLEGFEPIVNYLKENGIDSLFISGSTGEQHSLSIEERLHIIDYFNQKHFLDVELIFGVASTRTRDGVRLMQALEGSVFDIIMIGFPPYIKPTQQQAIMYVDELLTHTTKNVILYNNPSRTGFDLSPGSLHDLISRHENILGFKEGGDVHRHRDTLFPESFVRFAAGDVNLVSNIAIGGCNGLSSMVGNVFPKEIKHAFDALLESKTVNVEAIEPLIAQVTHGQTIVNIKEYYNQLGLGTGGCRSPLGAAK comes from the coding sequence ATGAACAATTTTCATATTGCCATACCTACTCCGTTTCGAGATGATGAAAGCCTATATTTGGAGGGATTCGAGCCAATAGTCAATTATCTGAAGGAAAACGGAATCGACTCTTTATTTATATCAGGCTCTACAGGAGAACAGCATTCATTGAGCATTGAGGAACGACTGCATATTATAGACTATTTCAATCAAAAGCATTTTCTGGATGTGGAATTGATTTTTGGCGTTGCATCCACTAGAACCCGAGACGGAGTGAGATTAATGCAAGCGCTTGAAGGTTCGGTCTTTGATATCATAATGATTGGATTCCCTCCTTACATTAAACCGACCCAACAACAAGCTATCATGTATGTGGATGAGCTGCTCACACACACAACCAAAAATGTAATTCTTTACAACAATCCTTCCCGAACAGGTTTTGATCTGAGCCCAGGGTCATTACATGATTTAATAAGTAGACATGAAAATATCCTCGGTTTTAAGGAGGGTGGGGACGTTCATCGCCATAGAGACACGTTATTTCCTGAATCATTTGTTCGGTTCGCAGCAGGTGATGTAAACCTAGTATCCAATATTGCCATAGGTGGATGTAATGGTTTGTCCAGTATGGTCGGAAATGTATTTCCTAAAGAAATCAAGCATGCCTTTGATGCGCTTCTGGAGAGCAAAACCGTAAATGTTGAAGCAATCGAACCGCTCATTGCTCAGGTCACACATGGTCAGACCATTGTGAATATAAAAGAATACTATAACCAATTGGGATTGGGAACGGGAGGCTGCCGTTCCCCTCTGGGAGCTGCGAAATAA
- a CDS encoding S-layer homology domain-containing protein, with translation MWVQRMRSKISGYLVLSVLIAALAPALTAAAEPMQTSEISKVLAGTTFSGSNTQLNGSAFFSGEGAILNGNNHFGGAFTQTPVTLDDNKGFSAYAQITSNSSSSFQTYNRDGGFAFVLQTNGKNLGISPTNLNFGYGGILHSIAVVVDVENNRIKLMKNGDTGSVLASEPISSSYLISTTPETKHLWVEYDGSELSVRLAATTSRPETADLTLSIDLSDGILNGNSVYAGFTASSHLSSCGEIAYHKLNKFYFDSKIAPITPATNTYVQVLTAVNNVTVPADGAYLVGDSLDFSVKYNAAITVTGTPLLPITIGSNLVNASYVSGSGTNTLLYRYVVQAGDSDLDGISVGASLSLNGGSLKDPNNDNVSLVLNNVGSTTGVNVEKSKPTVTTTTVSAIATTTATAGGNVTAAGGDAVTERGVVYATNTNPTLSDSKLIVIGTTGSYTAALTGLTQGTTYYVRAYATNAVGTSYGSEVSFTTNAELPSVTTTAVTEVTSTTATAGGNVTADGGGVVTERGVVYSTTSDPNVDDANILEVTGATGSYTAALIELTPGTTYYVRAYATNAVGTSYGSEVSFTTNAELPSVTTTAVTEVTSTTATAGGNVTADGGGVVTERGVVYSTTSDPNVDDANIFEVTGTTGSYTAALTELTPGTTYYVRAYATNAVGTSYGSEESFTTDAVQPTVTTTAVTEVTTITATAGGDVTSDGGEVVTERGVVYTTNTNPTLADSKLIVTGTTGSYTAALTGLTPGTTYYVRAYATNAVGTSYGSEESFTTNVVPATPTPATPTPTPATPAPTPATPATPTPATPTTPTTPISTPAPTPTPTSELFKSDVVDFANVVSSIQSLVERANSSASPVELSDVNGHWAEETVNTFIKLGVIQGSGNNKFNPNEDITRAEFATILSRLFSMKTGSKAVELSDVNKHWAKEAIETLASLGVINGYSNGTFDPDRTISREEMIIIISRIVNLTPAAEGVNNSAFTDIDDSYAKDTLNDAVNAGIISGKGNNKIEPKSKATRAEALTILLNLLKLDPQITTLLDELK, from the coding sequence ATGTGGGTTCAGCGAATGAGAAGTAAAATCAGTGGTTATTTAGTTTTGAGCGTGCTTATAGCTGCATTAGCTCCTGCATTGACTGCAGCTGCAGAGCCTATGCAGACATCGGAAATATCAAAGGTATTAGCAGGGACTACATTCAGTGGGTCAAACACTCAATTGAATGGGAGTGCATTTTTTTCGGGGGAAGGAGCTATTTTGAACGGTAATAACCATTTCGGTGGTGCTTTCACCCAAACTCCTGTCACCTTGGACGATAACAAAGGCTTTAGTGCATACGCTCAGATTACTTCCAATTCATCAAGTAGCTTCCAAACCTATAACCGTGATGGCGGTTTTGCATTTGTACTGCAGACTAATGGTAAGAACCTTGGAATTAGCCCTACCAATCTCAATTTTGGCTATGGAGGCATTCTCCATAGTATAGCTGTTGTAGTTGATGTGGAGAACAATAGAATAAAACTGATGAAGAATGGCGATACAGGCAGTGTACTGGCTTCAGAGCCGATCAGTTCATCGTATTTAATAAGCACGACTCCTGAAACAAAGCATCTCTGGGTAGAGTATGACGGTTCAGAACTAAGCGTTCGTCTGGCGGCTACAACCTCTCGTCCGGAAACTGCCGATTTAACCTTATCCATTGATTTATCTGATGGTATTCTCAATGGTAATTCGGTGTATGCCGGATTCACAGCATCTTCGCATTTATCGAGTTGTGGAGAAATAGCATACCACAAGCTGAATAAATTTTATTTCGACAGCAAGATAGCCCCTATTACACCAGCAACAAATACGTATGTGCAAGTTCTAACAGCCGTTAATAATGTAACTGTTCCTGCAGATGGAGCTTACTTAGTAGGAGATAGTTTAGACTTTTCTGTAAAATATAATGCTGCTATCACAGTTACGGGGACACCTCTTTTGCCCATTACGATAGGTTCGAATTTAGTAAATGCCTCTTATGTATCGGGCAGCGGGACGAATACTTTACTTTACCGCTATGTAGTCCAAGCGGGTGACAGCGATTTAGATGGGATTAGCGTTGGAGCGAGTCTTTCGCTTAACGGAGGGTCATTAAAAGACCCAAACAACGATAATGTATCATTAGTATTAAATAATGTAGGAAGTACGACAGGAGTAAACGTAGAAAAGTCTAAGCCAACGGTTACGACAACTACAGTATCAGCAATAGCAACGACAACAGCTACAGCAGGCGGGAATGTAACTGCTGCTGGTGGTGATGCGGTAACGGAGCGTGGGGTGGTGTATGCGACCAACACTAATCCAACACTGTCTGATTCCAAACTTATCGTTATAGGAACTACAGGCAGCTATACAGCAGCGTTAACTGGATTAACTCAAGGAACAACCTATTATGTTAGAGCGTATGCGACTAATGCTGTAGGAACCAGCTATGGAAGCGAAGTAAGCTTTACCACGAACGCAGAACTACCATCGGTTACGACAACAGCGGTAACGGAAGTAACATCAACAACCGCTACAGCAGGTGGAAATGTAACTGCTGATGGCGGTGGTGTGGTAACGGAGCGAGGTGTGGTGTATTCCACTACGAGCGATCCAAACGTGGACGACGCCAACATTCTTGAAGTTACAGGAGCGACAGGCAGTTATACAGCGGCATTAATTGAATTAACTCCAGGAACAACCTATTATGTGCGGGCTTATGCGACTAATGCTGTAGGAACCAGCTATGGAAGCGAAGTGAGCTTTACCACAAACGCAGAACTACCATCGGTTACGACAACAGCGGTAACGGAAGTAACATCAACAACCGCTACAGCAGGTGGAAATGTAACTGCTGATGGCGGTGGTGTGGTAACGGAGCGAGGTGTGGTGTATTCCACTACGAGCGATCCAAACGTGGACGACGCCAACATTTTTGAAGTTACAGGAACGACAGGCAGTTATACAGCGGCATTAACTGAATTAACTCCAGGAACAACCTATTATGTGCGGGCTTATGCGACTAATGCTGTAGGAACCAGCTATGGAAGTGAAGAAAGCTTTACCACGGATGCAGTACAACCGACAGTGACGACAACAGCGGTAACGGAAGTCACCACGATAACCGCTACAGCAGGTGGAGATGTAACTAGTGATGGTGGCGAAGTAGTAACGGAGCGAGGTGTGGTGTATACGACTAACACTAATCCAACACTAGCTGATTCCAAACTTATCGTTACAGGAACTACAGGCAGCTATACAGCAGCGCTAACTGGGTTAACTCCAGGAACAACCTATTATGTTAGAGCGTATGCGACTAATGCTGTAGGAACCAGTTATGGAAGTGAAGAAAGCTTTACCACGAACGTAGTACCAGCGACACCGACACCAGCGACACCAACACCAACACCAGCAACACCAGCACCAACACCAGCAACACCAGCAACACCAACACCAGCAACACCAACAACACCAACAACACCGATATCAACACCAGCACCAACGCCGACACCAACATCGGAGTTATTTAAAAGTGATGTTGTCGATTTTGCTAATGTAGTAAGTTCTATCCAGTCATTAGTAGAGAGAGCCAATAGCTCTGCATCTCCGGTTGAACTGTCAGATGTTAATGGCCATTGGGCAGAAGAGACTGTAAATACGTTCATTAAGCTTGGTGTCATCCAAGGTAGTGGCAACAATAAATTTAATCCGAATGAAGACATCACACGGGCGGAATTTGCAACGATCCTGTCGAGACTATTCAGCATGAAGACAGGGAGCAAGGCTGTAGAATTAAGTGATGTCAATAAACACTGGGCTAAAGAGGCTATCGAAACGCTTGCATCCCTTGGAGTAATAAACGGCTACAGTAATGGTACATTTGATCCAGATCGTACCATTTCTCGTGAAGAAATGATTATCATTATTTCTCGCATCGTAAATTTAACTCCTGCAGCTGAAGGAGTAAATAACAGTGCGTTTACGGATATTGATGATTCTTATGCTAAAGACACGCTTAACGATGCTGTTAATGCGGGGATCATCTCAGGCAAAGGCAATAATAAAATAGAGCCTAAGAGCAAAGCTACACGTGCAGAGGCATTAACGATTTTGCTAAACCTATTGAAACTTGATCCTCAAATTACAACCTTATTAGATGAATTGAAGTAA
- a CDS encoding MBOAT family O-acyltransferase encodes MIFNSLAFLVFFPVVTITYYLLPHKLRNIGLFAASCFFYMYAVPIYIVVMLVMITFDYWAALWISRTDGRGRKIALIASILGNGLLLFSFKYYNLFADSMNVVLDTLHISNHLPHSSWLLPIGLSFHNLQSIAYIVDVYRKSIKPERNYIIFGLFVMFYPQMVAGPIERAAKMLPQFRQKHELRLQNVVEGGQLILWGLFQKLVIADRLAIVVNKVYADPGSHSTTEILLALFFFFIQIYCDFCGYSDIARGCARVMGFELSLNFNNPFAARNLIDFWSRWHLSLTSWIRTYIFFPMMRSKIFGGWALFNVVAMFVFSGLWHGANWTFIVWGILNGLVYLIQRKNRFLHSSGFKYIKIAMNIGLISLLCVFFRSTNLEQSGEVFKYLFVNYEGSFNIMGILDRLAISPFDLLIDLLLALFIIGIQIAMDAKGKNYIELVKIPGLLPTWLRYLLIYALIFGILFLGVFTGNTFIYFQF; translated from the coding sequence TTGATCTTTAATTCATTAGCATTTCTTGTTTTTTTTCCGGTTGTTACGATCACTTATTATTTATTACCTCATAAATTGCGCAATATAGGACTGTTTGCTGCAAGCTGTTTTTTCTATATGTACGCTGTTCCCATTTACATAGTGGTTATGCTTGTGATGATTACATTCGATTATTGGGCTGCTCTTTGGATTAGTAGAACCGATGGAAGAGGCCGCAAAATTGCGTTAATAGCTAGCATACTCGGTAATGGACTGCTCTTGTTCTCATTTAAATACTATAATCTCTTTGCCGATAGTATGAACGTTGTTCTTGATACGCTGCATATAAGTAACCATTTACCCCATTCCAGCTGGTTATTACCCATAGGACTGTCATTTCATAACCTTCAAAGTATTGCCTACATCGTTGATGTCTATCGTAAATCAATAAAACCAGAGAGAAATTACATTATATTCGGACTTTTTGTGATGTTCTATCCGCAAATGGTGGCTGGGCCAATTGAGAGAGCAGCGAAAATGCTGCCGCAATTTCGTCAAAAGCACGAGCTGCGCCTGCAAAACGTGGTAGAGGGAGGACAATTGATTCTCTGGGGCTTGTTTCAAAAGCTAGTGATTGCCGATCGCTTGGCCATTGTGGTCAATAAGGTGTATGCCGATCCAGGCTCTCACAGCACAACTGAAATTTTATTGGCTTTATTCTTCTTCTTTATTCAAATTTATTGTGATTTCTGCGGGTATAGCGATATAGCTAGGGGCTGTGCGCGTGTTATGGGTTTTGAGCTGTCTTTAAACTTCAACAATCCATTTGCTGCTAGAAATTTGATCGATTTCTGGTCTAGGTGGCATCTTTCCTTAACCTCATGGATTCGCACGTACATATTTTTCCCAATGATGCGCAGCAAAATATTCGGAGGTTGGGCGTTATTCAATGTGGTTGCGATGTTTGTTTTTAGCGGTCTCTGGCATGGAGCGAATTGGACGTTTATTGTATGGGGGATATTAAACGGATTGGTATATCTGATTCAAAGGAAAAACCGATTTCTGCACAGCAGCGGATTTAAATATATCAAAATTGCAATGAATATCGGGTTAATAAGTTTGCTGTGTGTTTTCTTTCGATCCACTAATCTGGAGCAGTCTGGTGAGGTATTTAAGTATTTGTTTGTGAATTATGAGGGCTCATTTAATATCATGGGGATATTGGATCGGCTAGCGATTAGTCCTTTCGATTTACTTATAGATTTGCTGCTCGCACTATTCATTATCGGTATTCAAATTGCCATGGATGCAAAAGGTAAAAACTATATTGAGCTTGTTAAAATACCTGGACTTTTGCCTACATGGTTACGTTATTTGTTAATCTATGCGCTTATTTTCGGTATTTTGTTTTTAGGTGTATTTACGGGAAATACCTTTATTTATTTTCAATTCTAG
- a CDS encoding TetR/AcrR family transcriptional regulator C-terminal domain-containing protein → MKKQQPQISEDKILETSWELLGAEGIEKFSMRRLADRLGIQAPSLYWYFKSKQNLYQRLANQVSKIILEEFHSEGDWKEQLTELAVTVRSVLRRYPCSTQLMMMTLPHEPDIIRFTNRMLLCVESTPLEQEQKLQVVTTLVNFVFYFVLDDYQHERNVSAIRKDQGTLPGEEMIRLLDSMSETEAGLFRRMFTNGLFELMGTDGAFEFGLKLILLGVEQVIKEQER, encoded by the coding sequence ATGAAAAAACAGCAGCCTCAGATTTCGGAGGATAAAATTTTGGAAACCTCGTGGGAGCTTCTTGGAGCGGAGGGCATTGAAAAATTCAGCATGAGACGATTGGCCGACCGCTTAGGGATTCAGGCGCCCTCTTTGTATTGGTACTTCAAGAGCAAGCAGAATCTCTATCAGCGTCTGGCCAACCAGGTATCAAAAATAATTCTGGAGGAGTTCCACTCTGAGGGGGACTGGAAGGAGCAGCTGACAGAACTTGCGGTTACGGTACGGAGTGTGCTCCGCCGGTATCCCTGCTCCACGCAGCTCATGATGATGACGCTGCCCCACGAACCGGACATCATCCGGTTCACCAACCGTATGCTGCTCTGTGTGGAATCGACGCCGCTTGAGCAAGAGCAGAAATTGCAAGTGGTTACTACACTTGTGAACTTTGTCTTCTATTTCGTCCTAGACGATTATCAGCATGAGCGCAATGTCTCCGCTATTCGTAAGGACCAGGGAACACTCCCGGGTGAAGAAATGATTCGCCTTCTGGACTCCATGAGCGAGACGGAAGCGGGACTGTTCCGAAGAATGTTTACGAACGGATTGTTCGAGCTGATGGGGACTGACGGAGCGTTTGAGTTCGGATTGAAGCTGATTCTGTTGGGGGTCGAGCAGGTGATCAAGGAGCAGGAGAGGTAG
- a CDS encoding LuxR C-terminal-related transcriptional regulator: protein MIVRTKLHIPHVRRELVARPRLIRTLNEGMKVKLTHVSAQAGYGKTTALGQWTKQCGAPVAWVSLDTRDNDYIQFWSGVTASIQERVPGFGEAICSFLEKGLWASLEHAIPALLNDLDRFPSELAVVLDDYHFIESPDIHNSLTYLLERLPSHIHLYMASRSELPIPTARLMAKGEYNQITMQDLRFQLDEGQVFFQVTTDLRLTSEQVAELHYQTEGWISGLELAAISLKQSANIADTIHQFNGRQHHISDYLLEEVFHHQSEEMRSFLIATSILSRMNQSLCQAVTGQKNSQQYLERLEQMNLFIIPLDDQREWYRYHHLFSEFLQRMGSITDPDNWVQAHRNAACWLENYGLDEDAMEHFLAGQHYADAVRLIEKNLHMLVQSQSIVLIRWVSALPEYSFAEKPMVELFYISVLFGVGKWEAASLRIEQAQGRFQALKENLTDAEWKQAMGNIYFFSAVTSYLQKDLVKTSEYYELVEQYMPEGSFFQTMRRYQYVGYDPFVDFFAYINDLHAADAFLSRWAVALEKKANYPFAGFFLASYSKLLYEWNRLEEAEFYASQALGRRDIQPFVRIFIQVATSASTIQQALGNPNQASELLAELKSQIDSPDYQLFTLKIEAEQACLALRQGAAEDAFVWLQGCGLAHTDEVSLHQVLEYLALARVLAASGQLEEALDLLGRLNQLLRKEDRLRDRIKVLIMQSVVLQRLGRTADALTQLETALQLAEPHGYVRSFVDEGAEISELLTAYLKTRSSNPIPNTPMVSLAYVRQLLQALQVTTEGFISFKEILTEQETKVLQLIADGLPNKAIALHLTITSETVKYHIKNVYRKLGVNNRVLALQRARELGILG from the coding sequence ATGATTGTACGTACGAAGCTTCATATCCCCCATGTACGGCGCGAATTGGTAGCTCGGCCAAGGCTGATTCGTACGCTTAATGAGGGAATGAAAGTCAAGCTGACACACGTCTCCGCACAGGCCGGTTACGGCAAAACAACAGCGTTAGGCCAATGGACGAAGCAATGCGGCGCGCCTGTGGCTTGGGTTTCGCTGGATACACGGGATAACGATTATATTCAATTTTGGAGTGGTGTAACCGCTTCTATCCAGGAGAGGGTCCCAGGCTTTGGCGAGGCGATTTGCTCTTTTCTTGAGAAAGGGCTTTGGGCATCTTTAGAGCATGCGATTCCTGCGCTGCTGAATGACCTTGATCGATTCCCCAGCGAGCTAGCGGTAGTTCTTGATGACTATCACTTCATCGAGAGTCCTGATATTCATAACTCTTTGACCTATTTACTTGAGCGGCTGCCCTCTCACATTCATCTATATATGGCGAGTCGCAGCGAGTTGCCGATACCAACTGCCAGATTGATGGCAAAGGGCGAATACAATCAAATCACGATGCAGGATTTGCGCTTCCAGCTGGATGAGGGGCAAGTCTTTTTTCAGGTCACCACGGATTTAAGGTTAACATCGGAGCAAGTGGCGGAGCTCCACTATCAGACCGAGGGTTGGATAAGCGGGCTGGAGCTGGCGGCGATTTCTCTGAAGCAAAGTGCTAATATAGCTGACACTATTCATCAATTTAACGGACGACAGCATCATATATCTGATTATTTGCTGGAGGAAGTTTTTCACCATCAATCAGAGGAAATGCGCTCGTTTTTAATAGCTACGTCTATCTTAAGTCGAATGAATCAATCCCTGTGCCAGGCCGTAACCGGTCAAAAGAACAGTCAACAATATTTGGAAAGATTAGAGCAAATGAATCTATTTATCATTCCTTTAGACGATCAGAGGGAATGGTATCGCTATCATCATTTATTTTCAGAATTTTTACAGCGAATGGGGTCGATTACCGATCCGGACAACTGGGTGCAAGCACATAGGAATGCGGCATGCTGGTTGGAAAATTACGGACTCGACGAAGATGCAATGGAGCATTTTTTAGCAGGCCAACACTATGCGGACGCTGTTCGCTTAATTGAGAAAAATCTTCATATGTTAGTGCAATCGCAAAGTATAGTGCTGATCAGATGGGTCTCTGCTTTGCCGGAATATTCTTTTGCCGAGAAGCCAATGGTTGAACTGTTTTATATATCGGTATTGTTTGGAGTGGGGAAATGGGAAGCTGCTTCTCTACGAATAGAACAGGCCCAAGGCCGATTTCAAGCGCTGAAAGAAAATCTGACTGATGCAGAATGGAAGCAGGCCATGGGCAATATTTACTTCTTCAGTGCAGTCACCTCTTATCTGCAAAAAGACTTGGTAAAAACCTCTGAATACTACGAGCTGGTAGAGCAATATATGCCGGAAGGCAGCTTCTTTCAAACGATGAGGCGCTACCAATATGTTGGCTATGATCCGTTTGTAGATTTTTTCGCGTATATCAACGACCTGCATGCTGCGGATGCTTTTTTATCCAGATGGGCTGTTGCTTTGGAGAAAAAGGCAAACTATCCTTTTGCCGGTTTCTTTCTCGCTTCTTACAGCAAATTACTGTACGAGTGGAATCGGCTGGAGGAAGCTGAGTTTTATGCAAGTCAGGCGCTTGGACGAAGAGATATTCAGCCCTTTGTACGGATTTTCATTCAAGTCGCCACGAGCGCTTCGACGATTCAGCAAGCCCTCGGAAATCCGAATCAGGCCTCAGAGCTACTCGCGGAATTGAAGTCGCAGATCGACTCCCCTGATTATCAATTATTCACACTAAAAATCGAAGCCGAGCAAGCTTGTCTGGCCCTGAGGCAAGGCGCAGCTGAAGATGCTTTTGTTTGGCTGCAAGGATGCGGTTTGGCGCATACGGATGAAGTTTCTCTCCATCAAGTTCTGGAGTATTTGGCTCTGGCTAGAGTGCTTGCAGCAAGCGGACAATTAGAAGAAGCGCTGGACTTACTGGGTCGCCTGAATCAGCTATTGCGCAAGGAAGATCGTCTCCGGGATCGGATTAAGGTGCTAATTATGCAAAGTGTGGTACTTCAGCGCTTAGGCAGGACAGCCGATGCTCTGACTCAGTTAGAGACCGCTTTGCAATTGGCGGAGCCCCATGGATATGTCCGCAGCTTCGTGGACGAAGGCGCTGAGATATCCGAGCTGCTGACTGCTTATTTGAAGACAAGATCAAGCAATCCAATTCCGAATACGCCAATGGTTTCTTTGGCCTATGTGAGGCAGCTGCTTCAAGCGTTGCAAGTCACCACGGAAGGGTTTATATCGTTTAAAGAGATACTGACTGAGCAGGAAACGAAGGTTTTACAGTTGATCGCGGACGGACTGCCTAACAAGGCTATCGCTCTTCATCTTACGATCACGAGTGAAACCGTGAAGTATCATATTAAAAATGTGTACAGAAAGCTTGGAGTAAATAATCGCGTGCTAGCACTGCAGCGTGCCAGAGAATTAGGGATACTGGGTTGA